From the genome of Salmonella enterica subsp. houtenae serovar Houten:
CCAGATAGAGACTCAACGGGGCGGTCCCGTAGGGATTTACGGTTACAATGGCCTTGTCACAGGTATTAGATTGAGTGATCTCCGCTAATCGTTGTTCATATATGGCGTTATGGTTTAACACCAATGCGTTATTAGTGTCGATTTTCTGGTTAATCGGCTCACGCGGTGCGGGCAAGTTAACCATTGACGAACTTTTCTTATTCATACGTTTCTCCTGATTAATTCAGATATAGACAACGAGGGGCCACAACATGCCAGCCAGTTGCTTAGCAAATTACCCTACTTCAACAAGAGAAATCGGTTTAATAATTTAAAATAAAACATCCATAAAATAAAACCCAGACTAAAACTATTCTTTATCATCCAGAGAGTTTATTTCCCTGGCACTAATATAAAAGCATAGCAGTTATGTAGTATTAATGCATTACAACTAATAGCCTATCCCTTTTTCATGATTGACATAAGCCTTATGGCATAATTCAAATTATTTTACACCAACAATAAACTAATCAAAACACATCAATCTACCGATAAAATTTAACATCAATAGCATTTGATTTTTAGAATAGCTAAAAATGGAATTTTAGCTATTCTAAAAAAACCTCATTTTTGTGACGTGATACAACTTTCCTCCGCAAAAAGATATTATTGTAGTTATACCAGTTGATCCATAAAATTAATATACATACTATTATTGCCACCCAATTAAATCAGTGAAATAATATCATGACTATTTATTTAATTAATAACACGCACACTTACAATAATAAAACCAATGAGCTGAAAAGTATCAAGACGGGAAAGATGATAAAAATAGCCGCAATGCGTGTAAAGTGTCTGGAATATATGTTGAACCATGCTCAACAAGAAATTATTTATAAAAAACAACTCACCAACGAACTTTGGGGAGAAAGAAGCCAATTTATCAGCGATGCCAACCTGACCCAGATTTTGTATCTACTACGGCGCGATCTTAAAAGCTTTGGTCTTAGCCAGTTTTTTTCTACTGTACCACGAACCGGCATTAAAGTAGAGGCGGATATCATTATCAGCAATGAAAGTAAAAAAATACCGTTTCGTCTGAAAAAAGAAAGTTATAAATATACGGCATTATTTTTCGCTTTGCTAACCATGGTTACAATGTTTATTTATTTAATACAATAACTTTATGCCCAACCTATAAATGGCATAAGGATGTGCTATTTTCAGCCAAAGTATCAGGCTGCTTTTCTGGCCTAAAAAGAAAAGTGGACTGAAAGGTTGATATCAGTTTTTTGGCATTTTTATAACGAGCACTGTTCGTGGCCAGATAAGCATAAATGGGCAATTTACGGAAAATAATTTCATCCGGTATACGTATTATTTTTATATTATAATGTCTCACATCTCTAAAGTAAGCGGCAATCTTTTCTGGCAAAATCGCCACCATATCACTTTTTTCAACAATATTCATAACGCCAAATAGTGAATCACTATGATAACCTAACTCCCAGCGCCCCGTATAAGGCGTACTATTTTTGAACAAATCAATGGTATCAGAGATAAAAGAAGAAAACATATCCGAATGGTAAACAGCATACCTGGCGGCATAAAAATTATATAACGACATTTGCTCAAGTCCAACCAGTGGACTCTTTTCACCACAAATGCACACAAAATCAGATAAATTATCAATAAGATAACTTTCGATCATCTCGTTCTTAATTTCCTGAATTCCCATGATCACATCCGCATACCCACGCATTAGCATGGAGGCTGGCGAGTACTCTCCTGTTTTTTTAATCGCATAGTGTTTAATAACATGTCGATTAACTAGCATGGTATCCAGCAATGCTGAAAAATAATAGTTTTCTGTTATATCACTACCCAGCACAATAAGTTCATTACTCTCCTGAGTATATGTTTTATCGTAAAGCGTGCTTTCTATAGATTCAATTGCCTGGCGGAATACATGGTGGAGCGACTTACCTTTTCTGGAGGGAATTAATCCTTTACGGGTTCGGATAAATAACTCTTCGCCATAAAGATTTTGTAAGCGAAGAAGCGCTTGAGAGACTGCCGCAGGCGTAACATCAAGTTTCCTGGCCGCTCTGGTTGCATTTCCTTCAGTAATAACCATATCGAATACTTTGATCAGATTATAGTCAATTTTCCTGGCATTTTTTATTGGCTGCATATAAGTTATCCTGGCTGGCATACTCTGGCACTATCACTTTGGGCGCAGATTATCCTTGCATCTCTTTTATTTCAATAAATAAATCATTTCTTTTACCTGTTTGGCATTAAACTATAACTTAATTTGTATCATTCCAGTTCAAATAAAATAAAAAACCTATAAAAACATTCTATAAAAG
Proteins encoded in this window:
- a CDS encoding membrane protein, translating into MTIYLINNTHTYNNKTNELKSIKTGKMIKIAAMRVKCLEYMLNHAQQEIIYKKQLTNELWGERSQFISDANLTQILYLLRRDLKSFGLSQFFSTVPRTGIKVEADIIISNESKKIPFRLKKESYKYTALFFALLTMVTMFIYLIQ
- the leuO_2 gene encoding LysR family transcriptional regulator, producing MQPIKNARKIDYNLIKVFDMVITEGNATRAARKLDVTPAAVSQALLRLQNLYGEELFIRTRKGLIPSRKGKSLHHVFRQAIESIESTLYDKTYTQESNELIVLGSDITENYYFSALLDTMLVNRHVIKHYAIKKTGEYSPASMLMRGYADVIMGIQEIKNEMIESYLIDNLSDFVCICGEKSPLVGLEQMSLYNFYAARYAVYHSDMFSSFISDTIDLFKNSTPYTGRWELGYHSDSLFGVMNIVEKSDMVAILPEKIAAYFRDVRHYNIKIIRIPDEIIFRKLPIYAYLATNSARYKNAKKLISTFQSTFLFRPEKQPDTLAENSTSLCHL